The segment cagcacaGCTTTGATTTTCCGAAAACTCAAACCAGCTTTCCGCAGCTCCACCACTTTGTGTTTGGCAGCATCATCCAGCCGACCCATGGCCTCTCAACCCAGAGCAGCTCTGTAACTCAGGCAGTTAATCTCTAGAGGAATcataataaaaactgtaaatgacaCATGTttaacaaagagaaataaaatcactAAATGTTAAGGTCATGACATATTCATAGTATAAATACAGCCTTATGTTTTTGCCATCGTGCCAAAAAAtcagcttaattttttttaagaagccaTTTTGAAGTTAAAGTTTTTTGTACATCTTATGAAAccatgttgtattttatttgactttatcACATAAGAGCCATAAACAACAGGGACAAATTTACACGTTTTATTTAGGCTTTTGTGATTGGGATGAGACAGTAAGAAGATGATAATATAATAACAATTGTTCTGTCACAGTATGTTTTGCTTGATACATCAGTGACTAGCCGACGAGGTTGttatttcatttgactttaCTTTACAAACATTTCATGGCGTAATCCAAGAATaacaagcaacaacaaaataacgGAATAACACAATTTAAATATGAGTTTAAATTTTCCACCGGGCACTGTTAGTCTGTCGGATCTACAGATTAATGCAATAATACTTTGCACTGTGGCGGCAAGGGTACATCGGCAGTAAAGTAATGAGATGTTCAGCCAGTTAGCTGCGCCGGCTAACGATAAGAGTCAGTCCCATTCATAAAGTGAAGGACTCACCGACACGAGAAGCGATTGATTGTTGTGTCCTATTCCGTCAAATGAATTCAGGTAACATGGTCATATGCGTCGACTTGCCATAGCTAACATCTAAACAGATACACACCGACACCGTCaacgaaaacaaacaaatgagttGTAAGTGGCGCTCAGACTCTTACGTAACGTCCGCTTTTGTCGTCATCATCCAGCGACGTTCTCTCAGCCCTCGAGTGCTCGGAGCGAAATCACTTCGTTTGAAAGAAATGTAAGTTTAGCCATCTTTTAGCCTTTTTTGAATTCCATACATTTGCAGCATGGTGTTTATCCACTGTGAAAAAAACGTGCCGTGTTTCGTGGTTGCGGGTGAACTCGATAAATGGCGCAATTCTGTATAAACAGCCGTCTCAGTTGCCGGCTGCCTGTTTCTTGTTTGGAAGGAAATCAATGGCGGCGAGTTTCTGCTGCTAGCGGTAAAGTTGGGAAAGTTGAAACGCTTTGTTTGTTATCGGTAAGGGgtgcactttatttttatgtgaactAGAAGTTTACACTTCCAACTTAAGTGAAATAATCtctaaatcaatttttttttaagaattgtttgttttaataaagcGCAATAGAAAAAATATAGTTATGTATCACTGTCTTTTGCATGCAGTTTGTGGGAGGTTTTTCCCAAAAGAGGGCAATTTGAAGACAATTCGTTGTTTTCTGATTATATACATTAtacaaataattataaaaatgtatcatcttGAATAAGATCTAATAGCATTTTACATTCAATTTTAGGGCTCCATCTCCTACAAAGAGGAAGGAggtagaaaaaacaaaagacagaggcaAGGAAAAGAGTGGCACCAAagaaggagacaaggaaagagGACGCGATAAAGTAAGGAAACGCCGCAGTGCTTCCACtggcagtagcagcagcaggtttgttccagtacttttattcttttatagGTTAAAAAACATTACTGAACAGGTTCAGAATTTGTTCCACTAAATAACcgtttaatttgaaattatgtATGTGACAtaatcaaatttaatatttagcaatttatttttggttgtttttttttttttttttgttgtgaccaggtccagatccagctCTTCAAGCAGCAGTTCTGGTTCCAGTTCAGGGTCCTCAAGTGGATCCAGCTCATCTGCTTCCAGTCGATCTGGTTCTTCAAGCTCACGCTCCTCGTCCTCGTCCAGCTCCTCTGGGTCCCCAAGCCCCAGCCGCAGACGCCACGACAACCGCCGTCGCTCACGCTCTGCGTAAATTACTTTTTCTAAGGCAGAGTTTGAACAGTATATGCGTATTTGTTTGTTGAAATTGTGatgaatttgatattttattccCTTGTAATTCTAAAGGTCAAAAACGCAGAAGAGGGGAGATGATAAGGAACGAAGAAAAAGAAGCCCAAGCCCCAAACCAACTAAAGTCCATCTGGGGCGGCTGACCAGGAATGTTACCAAGGTGAGCAGAGAAAACGTTTCATAGCTGTGGGtatgtctctgctgctttcaagCTGTTATTCTTTAATTAGAGGGTTTCTAACAAGTTTCATTAATAGATTATAAGTAAAGATGGATGTAACCTCTGTTATGCCACTCATAATTTTATGAAGAACAACATTGAAGCTCAGAGTGCTCTGATTGTTGTCAACATTTTGGTAGTGCCTTATTCCATGTAATTCAAGCATTTCAAAGCAGCATGCTCTCAA is part of the Echeneis naucrates chromosome 8, fEcheNa1.1, whole genome shotgun sequence genome and harbors:
- the rnps1 gene encoding RNA-binding protein with serine-rich domain 1; amino-acid sequence: MAPSPTKRKEVEKTKDRGKEKSGTKEGDKERGRDKVRKRRSASTGSSSSRSRSSSSSSSSGSSSGSSSGSSSSASSRSGSSSSRSSSSSSSSGSPSPSRRRHDNRRRSRSASKTQKRGDDKERRKRSPSPKPTKVHLGRLTRNVTKDHIQEIFSTYGKIKMVEMPVDRLHPHLSKGYAYVEFETPEEAQKALKHMDGGQIDGQEISASAVLTQRIRPPPRRPSPPRRMPPPPPMWRRSPPRMRRRSRSPRRRSPVRRRSRSRSPGRRRHRSRSSSNSSR